The proteins below come from a single Staphylococcus sp. MI 10-1553 genomic window:
- a CDS encoding CHC2 zinc finger domain-containing protein, with amino-acid sequence MPVSKKEVENAINKSIFDVASDFGYSFKSSGKYYIGIEHDSLVLNKAKNTYNWYSKGEYGNTINFVQKELGVDFINAVKYLNDQEYTTAKNYEEASSIKYDASSYEYEPKDQIDEEFAGIEM; translated from the coding sequence ATGCCAGTAAGCAAAAAGGAAGTGGAAAATGCGATTAATAAATCGATTTTTGATGTCGCATCAGATTTTGGATATTCTTTTAAATCATCAGGTAAATACTATATTGGAATCGAACATGATTCTTTAGTATTAAACAAAGCGAAAAACACTTACAACTGGTATTCTAAAGGCGAATATGGTAACACGATTAACTTTGTTCAGAAAGAATTAGGAGTAGATTTCATCAATGCTGTAAAATATTTAAATGATCAAGAGTATACAACAGCCAAAAATTATGAAGAAGCATCATCGATAAAATATGATGCTTCTTCATATGAATATGAACCCAAAGATCAAATAGATGAAGAATTTGCTGGCATAGAAATGTAA
- the dltA gene encoding D-alanine--poly(phosphoribitol) ligase subunit DltA — translation MKDVLTMISQHSQTQPDRVAVQHQSESLTYLELESYSTRLASQLLKSDNPVIVYGHMSPFMVVGMIGALKAGCGYVPIDQSIPANRIQHIIEKVSPQFLINTTDTPLNDEGVTEITIQDIQSFDTVSSLPLMQNDGIAYTIFTSGSTGLPKGVKIYYESLVEFANWVDLLNQYHTKDVWLNQAPFSFDLSVMAIYPCLISGGTLLLVNKEMIAAPKKLYELFQNEKINVWVSTPSFMEICLMLPNVNEDGMPHLRTFLFCGEVLGHHTAQTLLNKFPQSYLYNTYGPTEATVAITSIRVTQSVLDSHKYVPVGLPRKGTTLSVSEEGELIITGNSVSAGYLKDPEKTEKAFFKDGDKRAYNSGDKAVFEDDMWFIKGRIDNQIKYNGYRMELEEIEAKMNALPFVNTSLVVPIYKKDKIAYLKGVVKLNSEDIDPADVPKEVKQRLKAELPDYMIPKKIEIAEEMPLTNNGKLDRKRINEVYQS, via the coding sequence ATGAAAGATGTTTTAACAATGATTTCACAGCACAGTCAAACTCAGCCGGACCGAGTTGCCGTACAACATCAGAGTGAATCATTAACTTATCTAGAGTTAGAAAGTTATTCCACACGCTTAGCATCACAACTGCTTAAAAGCGACAATCCTGTTATTGTTTATGGCCACATGTCCCCATTTATGGTAGTGGGTATGATTGGTGCACTTAAAGCCGGATGCGGTTACGTTCCAATTGATCAATCTATACCTGCAAACCGTATTCAACATATTATAGAAAAAGTTTCACCACAATTTTTAATTAACACGACAGATACACCGCTCAATGATGAAGGTGTGACAGAGATTACAATTCAAGATATTCAATCATTCGATACGGTATCATCATTACCTTTAATGCAAAATGATGGTATTGCCTACACCATTTTTACATCGGGCTCAACAGGTCTTCCTAAAGGTGTAAAAATTTATTACGAGAGCTTAGTAGAGTTCGCAAATTGGGTGGACTTGCTCAACCAATATCACACGAAAGATGTCTGGTTAAACCAAGCACCATTCTCATTTGATTTATCAGTCATGGCGATTTATCCGTGTCTCATTTCAGGCGGTACACTATTGTTAGTTAACAAAGAAATGATTGCAGCGCCTAAAAAATTGTATGAACTGTTCCAAAACGAGAAAATTAATGTTTGGGTGTCTACCCCATCATTTATGGAAATTTGCTTAATGTTACCGAATGTCAATGAAGACGGCATGCCACACTTACGTACGTTCTTGTTCTGTGGTGAAGTTTTAGGTCACCATACAGCGCAAACGTTGTTAAACAAGTTTCCACAATCTTATTTATACAACACGTATGGCCCTACAGAAGCGACTGTTGCGATTACAAGTATTAGAGTGACGCAATCGGTACTTGATAGCCACAAGTATGTTCCTGTAGGCTTACCGAGAAAAGGCACGACGTTAAGTGTTTCCGAAGAAGGAGAGCTCATTATCACTGGTAATTCAGTAAGTGCGGGTTATTTAAAAGACCCTGAAAAAACAGAGAAAGCCTTTTTCAAAGATGGCGACAAACGCGCTTACAATTCAGGTGACAAAGCTGTATTTGAAGATGACATGTGGTTTATTAAAGGCCGCATTGATAACCAAATCAAATATAACGGCTATCGTATGGAACTTGAAGAAATTGAAGCTAAAATGAACGCACTACCATTTGTGAATACTTCATTGGTTGTGCCAATTTATAAAAAAGACAAAATTGCCTACTTGAAAGGTGTCGTCAAATTAAATTCTGAAGACATCGATCCAGCAGATGTACCAAAAGAAGTGAAGCAACGTCTTAAAGCTGAGTTGCCTGATTATATGATTCCTAAAAAAATCGAAATTGCTGAAGAAATGCCACTGACTAACAATGGCA
- a CDS encoding teichoic acid D-Ala incorporation-associated protein DltX, which produces MKLNRLPIKTVALTLLYFAIMLTLYFIYGNGDTQNTFIYNDF; this is translated from the coding sequence ATGAAATTGAATCGATTGCCTATTAAAACAGTCGCATTAACATTGCTTTATTTTGCAATAATGCTGACTTTGTATTTTATTTACGGTAATGGTGATACACAAAATACTTTTATCTACAACGATTTTTAA
- a CDS encoding competence protein ComK, with translation MDQKSNIRYAISKGDMFLRPVDGPDGALMSTEIYRYDSDHFIIHDRAQRIIERSCRHYGESYSGRKAQAKRIANISNKTPILLTPIYQTYFFPTHSDRVPENSWLNMHYVVKLKPLKGARCKVTFANDLTVTLPISHHSVKHQLLNCVYFAYLVGRSNQVQTHNPEKPIDYDQQPFNIFEALSQYALLENAKRELEEKKKNATYL, from the coding sequence ATGGACCAAAAATCCAACATCAGGTATGCAATTAGTAAAGGAGATATGTTTTTGAGACCAGTAGATGGTCCGGATGGTGCGCTCATGAGTACGGAAATCTATAGATACGATAGTGATCATTTTATTATTCACGATCGTGCCCAACGTATTATTGAGCGTAGTTGTAGACATTATGGTGAATCGTACTCTGGAAGAAAAGCACAAGCTAAACGTATCGCCAATATCTCTAACAAGACACCAATATTGCTCACTCCGATTTATCAAACCTACTTTTTCCCCACTCACTCGGACAGGGTTCCTGAAAATAGTTGGCTGAATATGCATTACGTAGTCAAACTTAAACCATTAAAAGGCGCCCGTTGTAAAGTCACTTTTGCCAATGATCTAACTGTCACACTGCCTATTTCGCATCATAGTGTTAAACATCAATTATTGAATTGTGTTTATTTCGCTTATTTAGTAGGAAGGTCTAATCAAGTACAAACACATAATCCTGAAAAACCTATTGATTATGACCAGCAACCTTTTAATATTTTTGAAGCTCTATCACAATATGCCTTATTAGAAAATGCAAAAAGGGAATTAGAAGAAAAGAAGAAAAACGCAACTTACTTGTAG
- a CDS encoding bifunctional metallophosphatase/5'-nucleotidase: MSEHDEINIQIIATSDMHSHILNQTERSNIYRAGTYINEVRQQHQHVVLVDNGGNLAGSVTAFYYAIIAPYKRHPMIKLMNAMNYDASGMSENEFKYGLDFFNRSVALSRFPWLSANVEYAVTHEPYFSTPYTVKDIAGLKLVVMGVSSEGLMKNENVEMEPEVIVESATFAAQRWIRYIYETIEPDFLIVLYHGGLSKLSHDAKSQFENRAEEIMRQAGIIDLMITGHQHETIIENDGTTLYVQAGQNAENVIHVNAKFKKRRNSFELFEMQPEIVTLTDYDEDEHLLNLTYYDRKAIRNWKNEYIITHEVDMQFDAFHELLIKPHPYIQLLHQSLNHETEIPLTCVHLPLPNTKGLKGRLKNEDVYNTYPHPDKPIDLTLKGSDIKRLIEESVSHLELEKGQWTLKDTDPTHFLFWSGFDYTVDMAKPLNARVTDFELREDYCYRVVTTDYIYRHYRHLLSEAVVHQTFAITMPELLVREIQTEPDMQPIPQNMHIISESSL; encoded by the coding sequence ATGAGTGAGCATGATGAGATAAATATACAAATTATAGCGACTTCGGATATGCATAGCCATATACTCAATCAAACTGAACGTTCCAACATATATCGAGCGGGTACATATATTAATGAAGTAAGACAACAACATCAGCACGTCGTATTAGTGGACAACGGTGGTAATTTAGCGGGCAGTGTGACAGCTTTTTATTACGCCATTATTGCGCCATACAAAAGACATCCGATGATTAAGTTAATGAATGCGATGAACTATGATGCAAGTGGGATGAGCGAAAATGAATTTAAATATGGTTTGGACTTTTTTAATCGTTCTGTCGCGTTATCACGTTTTCCATGGTTATCGGCGAATGTAGAATATGCTGTAACTCATGAACCGTATTTTTCAACACCTTATACTGTGAAAGATATTGCAGGGTTGAAATTAGTCGTGATGGGCGTTTCGTCTGAAGGCTTGATGAAAAATGAAAATGTGGAAATGGAGCCTGAAGTGATTGTCGAAAGTGCGACCTTTGCGGCACAGCGTTGGATTCGCTATATTTATGAAACGATAGAACCCGACTTTCTCATTGTTTTGTACCATGGTGGCTTGTCAAAATTGAGTCATGATGCAAAATCACAATTTGAAAATCGTGCAGAAGAAATTATGAGACAGGCAGGTATTATTGATCTTATGATTACTGGGCATCAACACGAAACTATTATCGAAAACGATGGGACGACGCTTTATGTTCAAGCGGGTCAAAATGCTGAAAATGTAATTCATGTTAATGCGAAATTTAAAAAACGCCGCAACTCTTTTGAATTGTTTGAGATGCAGCCAGAGATTGTTACATTGACGGATTATGATGAAGATGAACATTTACTGAACTTAACGTATTACGACCGAAAAGCGATACGGAATTGGAAGAACGAATATATTATTACGCATGAAGTGGATATGCAATTTGATGCATTTCATGAACTGTTAATCAAACCCCATCCATACATTCAATTGTTACATCAAAGTTTGAACCATGAGACGGAAATCCCGTTAACATGTGTACATTTGCCTTTGCCGAATACGAAAGGGTTAAAAGGGCGTTTGAAAAATGAAGATGTTTATAATACGTATCCACATCCCGACAAACCGATTGATCTTACATTAAAAGGGAGCGATATTAAACGTTTAATTGAAGAAAGTGTAAGTCACCTTGAATTAGAAAAAGGACAGTGGACGTTGAAAGATACGGACCCTACACACTTTTTATTTTGGTCAGGTTTTGACTATACTGTAGATATGGCGAAACCATTAAATGCGCGTGTTACGGATTTTGAATTGCGAGAAGATTATTGTTACCGTGTGGTGACGACGGATTATATTTATCGTCATTATCGTCATCTGTTGAGTGAAGCGGTCGTGCATCAAACATTTGCAATAACAATGCCAGAGTTGCTCGTTCGAGAAATTCAAACAGAACCAGACATGCAACCTATACCGCAAAATATGCATATCATAAGTGAATCATCGTTGTAA
- a CDS encoding SdrD B-like domain-containing protein, producing the protein MKNPNSKYARTLSRFSIRKCSVGTASFLIGTVAFFGIHHEAFAAENSTTPVTVTQLQEGSNKASAEEQADSQTKVNETSIDESTATTEQSKTDIAPTQAQEATQAEQTSDAASLEVKDNTTQAEESPKEADGAQTEETQNEATETLQNESPENTSNREVEKESVSRTQEKPNAQQEAKTPSNSQITRSSQQGISTTTSSPQKNDQQLPTNDEPSGETSTSNSTLNEQPTESTPIPDKTVKTEEVDATRNAVTAPRQLKTVKGTTQLRAVNATAVTPAAAGGTNVNDKVTASDMGISESYIEPNNSGSFYLKSRFSVIGTVQEGDYFTVKMPNTVNTYGDTRYSPDFKELLKNSNGDVIALGDYDVDSHTLTYRFTSAVNHLQNVTGSFNLTQFVDRKVAKDSATYPLNYEIAGETFNTQINVHYGQYYRVGDSNLKSMITMEDPKTGEYEQYIYVNPLQRTAHGTVVRVQGFQNDPATSNGQVNPDATQIKILKVADGQALNSSFGVDDSQYQDVTDQFKTVYRDGENLADIYLGDLRGARYIIKVSSKEVSGSSEDLNLRSSMYTKNIYGQYDRLTWDNNIVKSTSSGTADGTEASYQLGDKVWNDANKNGIQDEGEVGIPGVIVTLKDKDGKVLEFTETNANGKYVFDNLKNGIYTVDFKAPEGYTASPHNQGNDALDSDGPTSAQGIISNGNNLTVDQGFYQTEAPTRNIGDKVWDDLNKDGIQDENEPGIANVKVTLTDADGNVVDTRTTDDKGNYLFKNVKEGEYTVTFETPEGYTPTITGQGTLDKDSNGASTRIFVETDDDLTIDSGFYKAEPPVPPTHNIGDKVWDDLNKDGIQDDNEPGIANVKVTLTDADGNVVGTRVTDANGNYLFENVKAGDYTVTFETPEGYTPTQTGQGTTDNDSNGTSTKVTVGDSDDLTIDSGFYKETPVPPTEPDNPDPGQPDNPSPEQPSEPGQPDHPSPEQPSEPGQPDHPSPEQPSEPGQPDHPSPEQPSEPGQPNNPTPEQPNYPGVPSIQNPEKPGSTDATQSKNHGEKAKPSEQQKALPETGETESHQGTLFGGILAALGALLFARKKHQDKKQSH; encoded by the coding sequence ATGAAAAACCCTAATTCAAAATATGCCAGAACGCTATCCCGATTTTCTATTCGAAAGTGTTCTGTAGGTACAGCGTCCTTTTTAATCGGGACTGTTGCATTTTTCGGCATTCACCACGAAGCTTTTGCAGCTGAAAACTCAACAACGCCTGTCACTGTGACGCAATTACAAGAGGGCTCAAACAAAGCGTCGGCAGAAGAACAAGCTGACTCACAAACAAAAGTGAATGAAACCTCTATAGATGAATCAACAGCTACAACGGAACAATCAAAAACAGATATCGCACCAACTCAAGCTCAAGAAGCGACACAAGCTGAACAAACTTCAGATGCTGCATCATTAGAAGTTAAAGACAACACAACGCAAGCTGAAGAAAGTCCAAAAGAAGCTGACGGTGCTCAAACAGAAGAAACGCAAAATGAAGCGACTGAAACATTACAGAACGAATCACCAGAAAATACATCAAATCGAGAAGTAGAAAAAGAAAGCGTAAGTCGCACACAGGAAAAACCTAATGCACAACAAGAAGCAAAAACACCTTCTAATTCTCAAATTACACGTTCATCGCAACAAGGTATCTCAACTACGACATCTTCACCGCAAAAGAATGATCAACAACTTCCTACAAATGATGAACCAAGTGGTGAGACATCTACATCAAACTCAACTTTAAATGAACAACCTACTGAATCAACACCAATTCCAGACAAAACTGTTAAAACAGAAGAAGTTGACGCTACACGAAATGCAGTGACTGCACCTCGTCAATTAAAGACGGTTAAAGGTACAACACAATTGCGTGCAGTAAATGCGACTGCGGTTACCCCAGCAGCTGCAGGTGGTACAAATGTGAATGATAAAGTGACAGCTTCAGATATGGGTATCAGTGAATCATACATTGAACCGAATAACTCAGGTAGCTTCTACTTGAAGAGTCGTTTCTCTGTCATTGGTACAGTTCAAGAAGGCGATTACTTCACAGTTAAAATGCCTAATACTGTCAACACTTATGGAGACACACGTTACTCACCTGACTTTAAAGAACTACTTAAAAACAGTAATGGTGATGTGATCGCTTTAGGTGACTATGATGTAGATAGCCATACATTGACTTACAGATTTACTAGCGCTGTTAATCATTTACAAAATGTGACAGGTTCATTTAATTTAACACAATTTGTGGACCGTAAAGTCGCAAAAGATTCAGCAACATATCCATTAAATTATGAAATTGCTGGAGAAACTTTCAATACACAAATTAATGTTCACTACGGTCAATATTACCGTGTAGGTGACTCTAACTTGAAATCGATGATAACGATGGAAGATCCTAAAACGGGTGAATACGAACAATATATTTATGTAAATCCATTACAAAGAACAGCACATGGTACTGTCGTAAGAGTTCAAGGTTTCCAAAATGACCCTGCTACAAGTAATGGTCAAGTGAATCCAGATGCGACTCAAATCAAAATTTTGAAAGTTGCTGATGGACAAGCGCTTAATAGCAGCTTCGGTGTAGACGATAGTCAATATCAAGATGTAACTGACCAATTTAAAACAGTTTATCGTGACGGTGAAAACTTAGCGGATATTTACCTCGGCGACTTACGCGGTGCACGCTATATTATTAAAGTTTCAAGTAAAGAGGTTTCAGGTTCTTCTGAAGACTTAAACTTACGTTCTTCAATGTACACGAAAAATATTTATGGACAATATGATCGTTTAACTTGGGATAACAACATTGTGAAAAGCACATCTAGCGGTACAGCAGATGGGACAGAAGCTTCATATCAATTAGGTGACAAAGTTTGGAATGACGCGAACAAAAACGGGATCCAAGATGAGGGTGAAGTTGGTATCCCAGGCGTCATCGTTACTTTAAAAGATAAAGACGGCAAAGTACTAGAGTTTACTGAAACAAATGCGAATGGTAAATACGTTTTCGATAATTTGAAAAACGGGATTTATACAGTAGACTTCAAAGCACCTGAAGGCTATACAGCAAGTCCACATAATCAAGGTAATGATGCATTGGATTCAGATGGCCCTACAAGTGCACAAGGCATAATTAGTAACGGTAATAACTTAACCGTTGACCAAGGTTTTTATCAAACTGAAGCACCTACACGAAATATTGGTGACAAAGTTTGGGACGACTTGAATAAAGACGGAATCCAAGATGAGAATGAACCAGGTATTGCTAACGTTAAAGTTACATTGACAGATGCGGACGGTAATGTCGTTGATACACGTACGACTGACGATAAAGGAAACTATTTATTTAAAAACGTTAAAGAAGGCGAATACACGGTTACTTTCGAAACACCTGAGGGTTATACGCCGACTATCACGGGGCAAGGTACGTTAGACAAAGACTCTAACGGTGCTTCAACACGTATTTTTGTCGAAACGGATGATGACTTAACGATTGACAGTGGTTTCTACAAAGCTGAACCACCTGTGCCACCAACTCACAATATTGGTGACAAAGTATGGGACGACTTGAATAAAGACGGGATCCAAGACGACAATGAACCAGGTATTGCTAACGTTAAAGTTACATTGACAGATGCGGACGGTAATGTTGTTGGTACTCGTGTTACTGATGCCAATGGTAACTACTTATTCGAAAACGTTAAAGCTGGGGACTATACTGTTACTTTCGAAACACCTGAGGGTTATACACCTACGCAAACAGGTCAAGGTACAACTGATAACGACTCTAACGGTACTTCTACAAAAGTAACTGTTGGGGACAGTGATGATTTAACAATTGATAGTGGTTTCTACAAAGAGACACCTGTACCACCAACTGAACCTGACAATCCAGATCCTGGTCAACCTGACAATCCTAGTCCAGAACAACCTTCTGAACCTGGTCAACCAGATCATCCTAGTCCAGAGCAACCTTCTGAACCTGGTCAACCAGATCATCCTAGTCCAGAGCAACCTTCTGAACCTGGTCAACCAGATCATCCTAGTCCAGAGCAACCCTCTGAACCAGGTCAACCGAACAATCCTACTCCGGAACAACCAAATTATCCGGGAGTACCAAGCATTCAGAACCCTGAAAAACCAGGTTCAACTGATGCTACACAATCAAAAAATCATGGCGAAAAGGCAAAACCATCTGAACAACAAAAAGCTTTACCTGAAACAGGTGAAACTGAATCACATCAAGGAACATTATTCGGTGGTATTTTAGCTGCTTTAGGCGCATTACTCTTTGCACGTAAAAAACACCAAGATAAAAAACAGTCACACTAA
- a CDS encoding IDEAL domain-containing protein produces the protein MKNQTDVKKQMVADPVRTINQLGVELVIEHALKNQRKRKLQHLIDEALVNKNEQAFLKYTDEYLELEAVNGE, from the coding sequence ATGAAAAATCAAACTGATGTAAAGAAACAAATGGTTGCTGACCCGGTCCGTACGATTAATCAGCTGGGCGTTGAACTTGTGATTGAACATGCATTAAAGAACCAAAGAAAGCGGAAATTGCAGCATTTAATTGATGAAGCATTGGTCAATAAAAATGAACAAGCATTTCTTAAGTATACTGATGAATATTTAGAGTTGGAGGCAGTCAACGGTGAGTAG
- a CDS encoding YolD-like family protein, with the protein MHDRTLPTAYQSETDYRKIPRQYLNTRIPRGRGIVKWAPFATLPEQFEAIKQFEANQLKIDRPDLSEDQINELNQMLHLKISHNAFSKIHYWRAGHIHTIQGYIASIDTLTNELVLTNERRTDRLVIGLNELYAIE; encoded by the coding sequence ATGCATGATCGTACGCTCCCTACAGCATACCAATCTGAAACAGACTATCGAAAAATTCCAAGACAATATCTTAACACTCGAATTCCTAGAGGGCGTGGCATTGTGAAATGGGCCCCTTTCGCAACATTGCCCGAACAGTTTGAAGCAATTAAACAGTTCGAGGCCAATCAACTTAAAATCGATCGTCCTGACTTAAGCGAAGATCAAATCAATGAACTGAACCAAATGCTGCATTTAAAAATATCGCACAACGCTTTTAGTAAAATTCACTATTGGCGCGCTGGACACATTCATACCATTCAAGGTTATATCGCGAGTATCGATACATTGACGAACGAATTAGTGCTCACTAATGAACGGCGCACAGATCGATTAGTCATCGGGTTGAACGAATTGTATGCTATTGAATAG
- a CDS encoding CPBP family glutamic-type intramembrane protease: MKKINKPLLWFILSFIAFHIILMLLWGEHGVYWQLYTGIMLIAGISYVFYQRDFASKRLLTSIAIGLATGVALVLIQVIFSWITSELTYASLIKQLSRTGVYFKWQILVTLLFVMPCHELYMRTILQKEIVRMTSKPWLAILVGALASGSFFIYLDQWWIVTFIFVCQLLLGFSYMYTRRIITTTVAQIVAVVILLIFHG, translated from the coding sequence ATGAAAAAGATCAACAAACCGCTACTTTGGTTTATACTAAGCTTTATTGCTTTCCACATCATTTTAATGTTGTTGTGGGGTGAGCACGGTGTATATTGGCAACTCTATACAGGAATTATGTTAATAGCAGGAATTAGTTATGTATTTTATCAAAGAGATTTTGCATCCAAACGTCTATTAACATCCATTGCGATAGGGTTAGCGACTGGTGTTGCGCTTGTACTTATACAAGTCATTTTCTCATGGATTACTTCAGAACTGACGTATGCTTCGTTGATTAAACAATTATCACGAACAGGTGTCTATTTTAAATGGCAAATTTTAGTGACGCTTTTATTTGTAATGCCATGTCATGAATTATATATGCGTACTATCTTACAAAAAGAAATCGTGCGTATGACTTCAAAACCGTGGCTCGCTATATTAGTCGGTGCTTTAGCTTCAGGTTCATTTTTTATCTATTTAGATCAATGGTGGATCGTGACATTCATTTTTGTTTGCCAATTGTTGCTCGGTTTTAGTTATATGTACACACGCCGAATTATCACCACAACAGTCGCTCAAATTGTAGCGGTCGTCATTTTATTGATTTTTCATGGTTAA
- a CDS encoding lipoate--protein ligase: MKFISNQNHTDPTLNLAMEEYVLKTVPMDDNDSYFLFYINRPSIIVGKNQNTIEEVHQPYIETNAIDVVRRISGGGAVYHDFGNLNFSFITKDDGDSFHNFKKFTQPIVEVLNDLGVKAELTGRNDIQVGQAKISGNAMVKVKDRMFSHGTLMLNSDLDEVQNALRVNPAKIQSKGVKSVRKRVANIQEFLDEPLDIEAFKAIILKKLFGEAEVESYTLTEEDWKNIEKLSNEKYRTWDWNYGKNPKYNFEREHKFEKGFVQIKLDVKKGRIAHAKIFGDFFGEGDVTELENALTDVLHQRAAIQEALKNYDLYHYFGDIPRDGLIDMMV, encoded by the coding sequence GTGAAATTTATTAGTAATCAAAACCATACTGATCCAACATTAAACTTAGCGATGGAAGAATACGTTTTAAAAACAGTACCTATGGATGACAACGATAGTTATTTCCTATTTTATATTAACCGACCGTCCATCATTGTTGGCAAAAACCAAAATACGATTGAAGAAGTGCATCAACCCTACATCGAAACAAATGCGATTGATGTCGTGCGCCGTATTTCTGGGGGTGGCGCAGTGTATCACGATTTCGGTAATTTGAACTTTAGCTTCATTACTAAAGATGATGGCGATAGTTTTCATAACTTCAAAAAATTCACGCAGCCGATTGTTGAAGTCCTCAACGATTTAGGTGTAAAGGCCGAACTCACAGGCCGCAACGATATTCAAGTTGGCCAAGCTAAAATCTCTGGTAATGCGATGGTAAAAGTGAAAGATCGTATGTTTAGTCATGGGACACTCATGTTGAACAGTGATTTGGATGAAGTGCAAAATGCATTGCGTGTCAATCCTGCAAAAATTCAATCTAAAGGTGTCAAATCTGTCCGTAAACGGGTCGCCAACATTCAAGAATTTTTAGATGAACCGCTCGATATTGAAGCATTCAAAGCGATTATACTTAAAAAATTATTCGGTGAAGCAGAAGTCGAATCTTATACTTTGACAGAGGAAGACTGGAAAAATATTGAAAAGTTAAGTAACGAAAAATATCGTACGTGGGATTGGAATTACGGTAAAAATCCAAAATATAACTTTGAGCGTGAGCATAAATTTGAAAAAGGTTTTGTTCAAATTAAACTTGATGTCAAAAAAGGTCGTATTGCGCATGCTAAAATTTTCGGGGACTTTTTCGGTGAAGGTGATGTGACCGAACTTGAAAATGCACTTACAGACGTTTTACATCAAAGAGCAGCCATCCAAGAAGCGCTCAAAAATTATGATCTTTATCATTACTTTGGTGACATTCCTCGTGATGGTCTCATCGACATGATGGTTTAA
- a CDS encoding GNAT family N-acetyltransferase, with protein MIRKATSQDARAIAELTYLIWQDMELEIVRRYEKETVIAALVKSAIEVHYRNHIEHVDIYEIAGQVAGILIAYPGQYEAEYEQAWQNLTLDENIQLETGTPLPVLEAERGDDYIEAIATFPEFRGRGIATKLIQARLQSNPEATWSLNCDEHNERAYQLYRKLGFREKMKKVLYGHEYHYMIYQNEENAYA; from the coding sequence ATGATTAGAAAAGCAACATCCCAAGATGCGCGTGCGATTGCAGAGTTAACATACCTCATTTGGCAAGATATGGAACTTGAAATTGTGCGTCGTTATGAGAAAGAGACCGTGATAGCAGCACTTGTTAAAAGCGCAATAGAAGTTCATTACCGGAATCATATTGAACACGTGGATATTTATGAAATAGCAGGACAAGTGGCAGGTATATTGATTGCGTATCCGGGACAATACGAAGCGGAATACGAACAGGCTTGGCAAAATTTAACCTTAGATGAAAACATTCAATTAGAAACGGGTACGCCATTACCTGTATTAGAGGCAGAGCGTGGAGATGATTATATTGAAGCGATTGCTACTTTTCCTGAGTTTCGTGGTCGAGGGATTGCGACAAAATTGATTCAAGCACGTCTCCAATCGAATCCAGAAGCGACATGGAGTTTAAACTGTGATGAGCATAATGAACGTGCCTATCAGTTGTATCGCAAGTTAGGGTTCCGTGAGAAAATGAAAAAAGTACTTTACGGGCATGAATATCACTATATGATCTATCAAAATGAGGAGAACGCCTATGCTTGA
- a CDS encoding YkvS family protein encodes MTIAEVGDIVEFYDGIRGKVEKINDNSVIVDLTIMENFSDLDLPEKTVINHKRYKIIEQKG; translated from the coding sequence ATGACAATTGCAGAAGTAGGAGACATTGTAGAATTTTATGATGGGATACGAGGAAAAGTTGAAAAAATCAATGATAACTCTGTCATTGTTGATTTAACGATTATGGAAAATTTCAGCGATTTAGATTTGCCTGAAAAAACAGTGATTAATCATAAGAGATATAAAATTATTGAACAAAAAGGATAA